The DNA window GCTCCAGCTGCGGCCAGAGTAGCGTCTAATGTCCCTGTAATTGTGGCATTGCCGGTAACAGTTAACCCGGCTGCGGCTGTTAATTCTGTAACGTTATAAGTTACACCGGCAGTGTTAAGATTGACGATATCAGTACCGGTTCCAACTGTGATTGTCTTTCCACCGGTTGAAGTGATGGATGAGTTCTCGGCAAAAACCAGGTTGGACGCGTTACCAGACGCTCCTAATAATAACTGATTAGTACCGGTGCCTTGCAAAATCAAATTACCGCTTGAACTAGATATTATGCCATCAGTTCCATCGTGTGTTAACTGAACGTAGTCAGTATTATCCGAAGCATAAACCCGCAAGTAGTTTTGGGCGCTTGCCATATTGATGTTGGCGATTCCGGTTGACGCCTGTAAATTAACATCGCCGCCTTGCGCAATTAGCGAATATGCCGCAGCTCCGGTTGAGGCAGTGCCTGAATATGTACCGCCTGACAACGTCCCACCTGAAATTGTGGCGCCATTAATCGTACCGGCTGCGGTGATAACACCGGCTGAGGAAACTGCGAATTTTGACACACCATTCAATTGCGCATCGATAAGATTACCAGTAAATCCGGTAGCGGCGTTGACACCGATGCCAGTACCGGCAGTAGACCATCCTGTTGAAGTGGTACCGGCGGGTTCGACTAGTAGTTGAGGCTTGGTAGTGGTAGCATCGCCCCCCGAGAACCAAGTGCCCGTCAACAACGCGGCGGGAGTAGAAGCGGCACCGTTCGATTGGCTGATTAGCTGTCCGGCTGCAATCTGCAACGCATAGTTTGCCGTAGTTGCACCGGATGCGGTTAAGTAAGCGGCAACGTTAGTGCCGGAAGTTGCGTTGGTGTTTGTAACACTGGAATAAAGTCCGTAAGCAGTGAAGGCGGTATTTGCGTTAGCCCCAGAAACGGCGATGTTAAGCGCTTTGCCTGATCCACTAGCTGTACCGGCGGTGGATGTAACCGCCAAGTTAGCCAGATTGCCCGAAGTAAGCGAGCTTGACGAAACATCAACCAAATTTCCAGTGGTAAGAGAGTTGCCTTGAACAGACATCCCCGCAGATGTGCCGGTTTGAGTGGTATTAGATGATGCCACCGCCAAGTTGCCGGTAATTGATTGGTTACCAACGATAGTGCTTCCGGTTGAGGTACTGGCACCAGCAGCTGAGATAGAGAATTTGGAAACGCTGTTTACTTGTAAGTCTAATAGATTTGCCGATTGTCCGGTGGCAGCGTTAACCAGTAAAGCTGTTGACGTGTTGCCGGAGTTGTTTACGACCAAACCAGTGGCTGCGGTAAGAGTAGCAACATTGTAGGTAACGGTTGCGACATTCAAATTAAATACATCAGCGCCATTTCCAACAGTAATAGTCTTACCACCTCCGTCGGCTCCACCTAGCGTTGAGCTTTCTTGGAATAACAAGTTTACCGCGGTACCGGTGCTACCTAAAATAAATTGGCTAGTGCCAGACCCGGTAAGTTGGAGCTCACCGGAGCTACTCGAAATAACTGCATTAGTACCATCATGAGTTAACTCAGCGTATTTTGTACCGGCCGAATCATAAACACGTAGGTAGTTTTGTACTCCGGAAGTATTAATCGCCACAATACCGGTGGTTGGTTGCAAGGCAAGGTTAGTGGCAGCTGGGGTAACGATGGTGCCAATTGATAACACATCGCCAGCAGTGGCAGTGGATATTGTAGTACCACTCCTGGACCAATATCCTACCGATCCGGTGCTAGACGCCACTAGAGTGCCGGCAATAGTTAAATTACCCGCAGAATCAAGTTTAAATATTGACACTCCACCAACCTGCCAATTTGCCAAGTCTGCCGCAGAACCGGCTCCGCTTCCCGGAGCATTCATGCCAAAATAAGTACCACCATTTGCAGCAGCATTTCCACCAACTATGGCGCTACCAACCTGAATTACTGACGCCGTAGATGATGCAGCCGGCACCGTGGATACAACCAACGAAGTACCAGAGACTTGATTAAACGTACCGGTTGACGCGGTCAATACTCCACCGGTGATAGTGGCGGTGCCATCGGTAAGTGTACCACCTTGAATAGTGCCGGTGGCGGTTACGGACGCGCCCGAAACTCCACCAGTAGCGCTAAACGATGCCGCAGAAACCGCTCCAGAGAACGATCCGGTGGTACCACCTGCGATAGATCCGGTATTAATAATTCCTGTAGAATTTAGATTCAATCCGCCAGCTGTAACTGTGACTCCACCAGCGGTAACCGCAAGACCGCCAGCAGTTATCCCAATTCCTCCACTGGTGACTGTAAGCAACCCGGTAAAGTTAGAGGTGCCGTTGACATCAAATTTGTATGCTCCAGGTGCGGCACCAACCCCAATATTCCCACCGTCTGTGCCCAAAATAATATTGCCAGTGCTTACATCACCAAGTGTGATTGTACCGGTGCCTTTGGCATTAATGGTAAGGTTTTCATTGGCGGCAGATGAAATCGTCGAAATATCAGCTCCGGATCCTGCCGCTTTGGCGGTAATCTTAATTCCGGTTGCCGCGCTGGCCGCTGAGGAATCAACCTGTAGCGAGTAATACGTTGAAGTAGTGGACGGTGCCACTATTAACGCGGTTGCCGAAGCATCTGAAGTGATAAGTGAACCCACTTTAAGAGTAGCGTAGGTTGATGCGCCAAGCCTTGAATACAAATCAAACCTGTCTGAGGCACCGGTCCATTGCAACGCTGCATAAGTACTTTTAACCGGGCCAAGATAAAACTGAATCTGCTGGCTATCAACATTGTCGGTAGCTTGATTGGTATCAATTGTAAACGACAATGACGATGTTCCATTCACGTTTGTTGACCCAATGTTTAGATTGTCAAAATAACCGGTGTCAAAGTGCGCGGAGGACGATCCTAAATTAATCCCTGCCCCAGTTGGCACGATACTGGAATTCGTAGCAATGTTTGACCCGGATAATGTTAGAGCGGTCGACCCACCCACACTTAAAGTGGCGCCGGTTACTGAACCAAGGGATACGATGTTACCGGCAGAATCGATGGTGGCCACGTTACTACCGTTACCTTGAACCTGAAACTTTCCCGTAGATCCAGTAGCGATGTTGACACTAAAGTTGGCATCGGTAGCGGTATTCGACAAAACAACAGTAAGATCCCTGGCATCGGAAGTGGTGATTGTATTACCGTTTTCGTATGCTGCTTGCAATGTGGCACCAGAACCTACCCCTGCGCAAGACCCAAACACCGGAGTACCTGACCCATCTGCGACTAAACATTGCCCGGATACACCAGCCGCCGTTACGCTAACATTGCCTGTACCATTACCGTACATAACCCCTTTACTGGTAATAGTGGTTAGCCCTGTGCCGCCATGCTGAACATCAATTGCCGAGCCTTGCCAACTACCAGATGTAATTGGCGATCCGAAAGCAAAACCCGCTCCTGCGCCTGTAGCCGTAAAGGTAGTCAGCCCATTTGCCGCTACCGTGGTTGTGTAATAGTTGCTGTTATCATACTTAACTGTTAATTGTGGTGCGGTGGTTGAGGTAATAGTAACTGGCACCGAGAAATCACCGCCCGAGCTGCTACCGATAAACGCGCCTGCAATATTAACATTTCCGTCTTTATCTACCTTGAATTTAGATACTCCATTGCCTTGAAGATTGATAAAGTCAGCTGCCGATCCGGCACCAGATGCGGGAGCATTTACACTGATATACGTACCTCCGTTGGCTGCCGCATTGCCGCCAACTAAGGCATTGCCAATTTGGATGACCGAAGATGTGGCCGATGCAGCGGGGAGAGTAGAAACCACCATTGAATTACCTGAAACTTGATTCAAATTGAGAGAAGTGGCGGTGATGGCACCACCCGTAATTGTCGCTGTTCCATCAGTCAAAGTACCGCCCTGAACCGTACCTGTTGCGGTTACCGATGCACCGGAAATTCCACCAGTAGAAGTAAGCGAACCGACAGTGACCGGCTTAGCAAACGTAAACGCTGCCCCCGCTCCCGCCCCATTAAATGTGGTAGCGCCATTGGCAGCAACCGAAGCGGTAAAGTAGTTTGACGCATCATATCCCACAGTCAATTGTGGAGTAGTAGTAGAAGTTACAGATATTGGAGAAGTAAACTCTCCTGAGGAAGACCCGCCTGACATGACCGTCCCCGATATGGTAAGGTTTCCACTCGAATCAACTTTAAAGATCGAAGTGCCACCAACTTGTAAATTTATCATGTCACCGACATAACCAGCCGTACTGTTGACTCCAAGGTAAGTGCCACTGGCGTTGCCACCAGTGATTGGCGATCCAAGCTGTAGTAATGAGGCGGCATTTGAGGCAACCGGCGCGCTCGAAATTGACACGGAACCACTAGTGTTACTGTAAATGACGCTGCTTGCACCAGTGCCCGGCTCCATATTCTGCAACTTGTCCGAGTTGATAGCACTGGCAACCGTGCCCAACTGACGGCGCGGAACTAATTCCGGGTCGGTCCCAATACGAATACCGATAAATAGGTTGTTCGATGAAAAGTCGAGCGAGGATGAAAATGCGGTAGATGATCCCAGCAATGTGTACAAAATACCGTTTTTGGCTGCAATAGTTTTAGTTTCAGTCCATAGAGCAGTATCGGAATTGGATGGATACGGATCAGCTGTGGTGCGATCGGTGGCGTAAATGCTGTAACGCACGGTGTAATTGCCATCGTCAATAGGAGTTCGGGTGCTAGGTTGAATAACGCGTAAAGTAAGAGGGATCTGACGTGCCGTAGCCGCTTGCACTTTTGTTGTAACAGGTAAATATGCCATGTTGGACAAAAGCATCGTCAGAATAATGGCGGCTATCCCAACAACCCCTCCGGGCGTATGCCCTACGGGCTGGAGCCTAATCACCCTTACAGCCCTTACGACCCCCCTTGTATTTCCACCTAAGGATGAGCAAAGGATCGCAAGGGATTGGCAAAGGGAGACAAAAGAGAAACCAACGCTTACGCGACCTTCTCGATTATGAGCAGGCTCTACACGTTTTGACCAGCGTGCAGATAGGTTTATTAACTTAGGAAATCTCAAATGGTTCTCCCCTCTTATGAGACTTACTAGTTAATTATATATAATCCAGCTAGATAATGTAAGAGCATTTTTGCGCTTAAATTGAGCACAAATATCGCGCAATAATTTGCGCAAAAGGAATGGATCGGTTTATTTGAACAAAATATAACGTTTTTGAGCCTGTCAATACCAGTTATCCACAGGTAGTCGGCAGCACACGGCTTAATTTGAAATTGTTTCTTGTTCTGCTATGATAAAATCACTGAACGAGAAAACATATGTTAGACATTGTCAACCCATCACAAATAAATCAACTTAATTCTCGAGTTAATCAGGTATCCTTGTCTGCATCGATATCGCTGATTATAACCTCTGCCATCCTTACGCTGGTTTTTGTCGGAGGTACTGCATTTTACGTTTACGGCAATAAATATCCCGGTAACGCTTCTGAGATAATCAATTCCAGAAACAAAAATAACACCGACGCTGGTGCTAATTTAACAAATTCAAACTACCTGGTCCCGCCAGGACCACAATAGTAAGCACTAAATTCGAAGCACCAAGCACTAAATAAATCGTAAATACAAAATTCAAAGCTTAAAATTTGGAATTTTGGATTTGTTTCGAGTTTAGAATTTCGAGCTTAGTGCTTTTCGTCTTGGTGGAACCGAGTGGACTCGAACCACTGACCCCCACAATGTCAATGTGATGCTCTAACCAACTGAGCTACGGCTCCATTATTACGATTATAACATAAAAACGCATAAGTTGAAACATGTGGCTCCAGAGCCACCCCTACACCCCTAACCACCCAAACTTACCCTAACGTACTACCACTTTTCCCGTCTGAGCGGGATTGTAGCGATTATAGTACCCAAAAGTGCCAGTCTTACTAAAACTAACATCTGCACTGCTTCCCACAGTAATAATGCCAATATTCAATGGCAGATAATCTGTGTTAGTAGGATTAGGATTACTAGATAAGTTTAGTTCGTTACTACTACTATTCACAAAATGAACAGTCTGGTTTTTACTTACGCTGATTGTCGCCGGCGAGAATCCGTCTTTACTAAAAGTAACTTGGTTTTCATAAACTATCGTACTTGCGGAGGGCGATGGGCTCGAAGCCGAACTAGGACTATTTGTACTAATTGAGCTCGGATTTGGCGAGCTAGTAACCCGATCAAACGTATTAGGAGTCGGTGAAGGCATTGGTACCGGGTTTTTATTTAAATTACTGTAAGCTAACCACAATCCCGCAATGATTATGACTAAGTAAATTAGTAAATTTAGATTCTTATTTTTCATAATTTAGGACTGTTAGGGTTGTTAGGGAAGTTAGGGCAGTTGGGAAAACCATTAACACCCCCAACCACCCCTAACACCCCTAATTCCCCTTATACTTTTGGTTTTTCCTTTCATTAAACAGTTTTTCACTGTAGCCACCTTCGTTTTTGAATTTTTCTTCCAGACTTGTAATTTGTTTACCCAACAGAAATGTAGTCTGGTTTATAAATGTTATCAGCATATTTGCGGCAATTTTAGGGTCACTGGGAAGATCGGGAGTATTAAGGTGACCTAGGTCTACCCAAACTGCCCTAAACTCCCTAAATCCCCTTACAATTTCATGGTCTTTCCCCAACAGTTCTAGGTTCCTTTGGCGTAAAAAATCTTGATAATCTAACAACAGTTCTTCCTGTGACGCTTTGGCAACCCCAGTTAGTTTGATATACATTTTCAGTGATTTTTCCACAGAGCCCTCGGCAATGTTTTGTCTGCCACTTCGAGCAGCTTGAATCATTTGCTCTACTAATCTACCATATTCTTTACCAGCCAAAAATTTCTGGCAAAAAATTACCGTTAAATCGTATACAATTGTTGCCATTTTAAATGAAGCTAAATTTTTGTAGCCTGATTGGGGCATTTGGTCCTTTTAGGGTAGTTTGGGACGTTAGGGTTGTTGGGAGAATAACCACCCCTAACACCCCTTACCGCTCTAACAACCCTTACGTAACTTTAAACCTAATTTGCTCTTTCACCAAATCAACCTTAATTGTTCCACCAGTATTTATTTCTCCGCGGACAATCATCTGTGAGATTGGATTAAGTAGCTGGTTCTCAATTACCCTTTTTAGCGGCCGAGCACCGTAACGACTATCATAACCGATTTTGGCTAAGTGATCTTTGACCTGTTTGGACACCACTAAATTAATATGCTGTTTATTAAGACGTATTAGTACTAAATTGAGCTGAATATCGACAATTTTGACCAGTTGCTCGGGTTTTAACGGATTAAAGATTATTACGTCATCTAATCGGTTCAAAAATTCAGGCTTAAAATGTTCTTTAAGTACCTCATCAATTTTTTCTTCCAGCTTCACCTCTTCTTCGGCCTCTGCGCTATCACCAGACACAAACCCGAGTCGCTTAATGCCACTTTCAGAAGCGTATTGTTGCATAATGTCCGATCCCAAGTTACTGGTTAAGATAATTACGCAATTCTTAAAATCTACATTACGACCCTTGGCGTCAGTCAATCTGCCGTCATCCAAAATCTGCAACAAGATACTGAATACATCGGGATGCGCTTTTTCGATTTCATCAAGCAGCACCACACTATACGGCCGGCGACGGATCATCTCGGTTAACTGCCCACCTTCTTCGTACCCCACATACCCTGGTGGCGAACCAACCATACGTGAAACAGCGTGTTTCTCCATATATTCGGACATATCAAGGCGCACCAATGCCGATTCGTCATTAAACAGTGCTTCGGCCAGTGCCTTAACCAGCTCGGTTTTCCCCACGCCGGTTGGCCCCAAAAAGATGAATGATGCAATCGGGCGCTTCTCTTCACTTAACCCAGCTCGCGAGCGTCTGATAGCATTTGCCACTGTTGTGATGGCCTCTTCTTGACCTACCACCCTGTGCGCTAAAATTGACTCCAAATCGTTAAGTTTAGCAAGCTCTCCGGACAACATTTTGGTCACCGGCACGCCGGTCCACCGCGCCACTACCGCTGCAATATCGTCCTCGGTTACCTTTTCTTTGAGCATTTTGGCACTTTTTGGTAGCTGTTCTAGCCGAACGTTCTCTTTTTGAATTTCTTTTTCCAATTTGGGAATTTCGCCATAACGCAGACGCGCCACTTCCTCCAAATTGGCTTCGCGCTCGGCAGTGTCGGCGTTCGATTTTAGCACTTCAAGCATTTTGGATTTTTGTCGCACACTGGTGATAATAGACTTTTCTAACTGCCACTCGGCTTCCAAGGTTGATGACTTTTCTTTTAGCTCCGACAGCTCTTTTTGCAACTTTTCTAAACGATCTTTATTTGAAGCGTCATCATCATTTCGAATCGCTTCACGCTCAATTTCCAGTTGCATCACTTTGCGTTTAAGATGATCTAGCTCGGCCGGCATCGAATCTACCTCCATGCGCAATGCCGATGTGGCCTCGTCAATCAAATCGATCGCTTTGTCTGGCAAAAATCGATCGGTAATGTAGCGGGCAGACAGTTCGACTGCTGCCACCAAGGCTGCGTCAGTAATATGCGTGCCATGATGCACTTCGTACTTTTCTTTCACACCTCGCATAATAGCGATGGCGTCTTCGATACTTGGCTCAGACACGTAAACCGGTTGAAATCGTCTGGCCAATGCTTGATCTTTTTCGATGTATTGTTGATATTCTTTCAGCGTGGTTGCCCCGATGGCGTGCAAAGTGCCTCGTGCTAGCGCCGGTTTAAGCAAATTGCTAGCGTCCATTGATCCTTCGGCCGCGCCGGCGCCAACCAAAGTGTGCAGCTCATCGATAAATAGAATAAATTTACCCTGCACCTCATCAATCGCTTTTAACACCGCTTTCAAACGTTCTTCAAAATCACCTCGGTGCTTAGCCCCGGCTAACATTGAGCCTAAATCAAGCGACATTACTTGCCTGTCTTTAAGCGTTTCGGGCACATCACCGGAGACAATGCGGGTTGCCAACCCTTCCGCAATCGCTGTTTTACCCACACCCGGCTCACCAATTAAAACCGGATTATTTTTGGTCCGACGCGTGAGCACCTGCATCACCCGACGCACCTCTTCATCCCGGCCAATAACCGGATCAAGTTTGTTGTTTCGCGCCATATCACATAGGTTGATGGCGTATTTCTCTAAGGCTTGATATTTTTGCTCCGGGTCGGTTGATGTAACTCGCTCGGTGCCCCGAATAGTCGAGAGCGTTTGCAACATTAATTCGCGATTAATACCAAGTTTAGATAGAATTTGTTTTGCTTCAGACGATACCTCTAACATTGCCAATAGCAGGTGTTCAATTGAAACATATTCATCGGTTAAGGTACGTGCCTCTTTTTCGGCTTGATTAAGCACGCGCACCAACGTTGGCGAGATCATAATTGAATTGGCCGCGCTTAGTTTAGGTAAATGCTCAAGCTGAGTTAATAAATCATCCCGAATCACGTCAAAATCTTTATTTACCGATTGAATTAGAGGGCGCATTAGATCTTCGCCAACTTCTAAACTGGCGTAAAACAAATGCAGTGGTTCAATTTGGCTATGATGCAATTCACGCGCCAACTCTTCGGCGCGGGTTAAAACCGCCGCAGTTTTACTGGTAAATTTATTCGGATCCATATTTTCCTCCCCATCCTATCGTAGCATAATCACAATGGCGTCCGTAAAGTAGGCGATCGACAAAACTTACTTACGTATTCTTACTTCAAGCAAATTATGGTCTAAATTGATATTAATATCATCTACGGTGATGCCTGGAACCTCTGCCTCAATAATTACTTCTCTTTTAGTTTGATAAACATCAACAGCAATGTTTTTAGGCAGCTCGGGGATATCTTCTTCAATGATAAAGAGCTGTTCAATTGGCGCCTCAAAGAATCTTGAGATGGCGATGGCCACCGGTACCGATGGTACACATCGCCCGGATTCAAGCGAGATAATCGATTGTCGAGATATCCCAACCGCCTCAGCCAACGCCTCTTGCGTTAGCTCATGCAATTTGCGCATATCTCTAATGCGATTTTTAATTATCGTAATTTCTTCTTGGCTCATTTTATTTCTTTTAGTAACATTGTAAAGTATGCTTTACATTTTTGTCAATACGTTTTGCTTTATGTTTCTTGTTCGAGCGAATGCGAGAACTACCCAATTTTCCCTATACATCACGGAGTTCTCGTTGCACTCGAACAAAAACGAGATTCTAATTCTATTCCCTATCTTCCATTTTCCATTCTCTGCCAATAGGACAAATATCCACAAACTCGCACCACTTGCACGTCATCCCCGGGCTGGCCGATAGTTGTTTGTCAGCTTGAATACGAGAAACAGTATTTACGATTTCTGATTCCATCGCCGTAATATCAGCCTGATCCGGCGAGAAAGCAAAGCGATCATTTTGTTCTAAATACCAGTAGCTTACTTCTGCCGGAATTTGATCCATCGCCCGCGATACCAAAACCGCGTAAGTTAGAAGCTGCGATTTATCCACATATTCCGGATTGTAGCGACTGGTTTTATAGTCAATCAGATGCAGCCCTTTATTCTCGTCCAGATCAATTCGATCGATTCGGCCGCTCAATAAAATGTCATCGGTAATTTCGGATTGAATGTGATGCTCAAAAAAAGTTGGGGTGTTTTTGGATTGATCTTTTATCGCCACCTTAACCATTTCAATCGCACGCTGACCAAAGTTGGCTTCTTCATCACGAGATTTAAATCCGTTACGATTATTACGCCAATCTTGACGCAAAATGTCAACAGATTTTTTTATCGATATTTTTTGATAATTCGGATCAGAAAAGATAGTTTTCAATGCCCCATGCACATGCTGACCCATCGTAAATTCGGGTTTGGCTTTGGCAAATTTGTCACGCAGATTTTCCACATAGATAAACTTATACCGCCGAGGGCACATGATGTAGTTTTTTAATTTATCATAGCTAGCTCGAAACATAGCACGCGCGCTTATTCTTCCCGATCTGAAATGTTTACATCCAGCACCTTAAGCTCGTTTTCTACCTTCGATAGCTGTTTACGCAAACTTTTAAGCAACTCCATACCGGTCTTAAATTGACCGATCGATTTTTCCAAATCCATATTCCCCTGATCCAATTTATCTACAATTTCTTGCAGTTGTGCATATTCTTCCTCAAAACTTTTCATAATATCCCTTTCTTTACTCATGTGATTACTTTTTGTCATTTCGACCCTGCGAGAATGTCGATTCGAGCTTGTTGGCCTCCGCTCGTAAAGCTACGGCTTGGAGAGAGAAATCTGAGAAAGAATCCCTTCAAGTCTTTTCAGGAGATTTCTCCCTCCGGGCTTACGCCCTAAGAGGGCAGGAAGCCACCCTCGACTTGAATGTCGAGGAGTCGAAATGACAATTAATGGCACTACTCATTACTCACCACTTTGCTCTCCACCCTTCCATCCACAAACACCGATGTTATTTGATCTCCGGTTTTGACACTTTTGGCGGATGTTAGCACCTTGTCCCCAATTTTGGTGATTGAATATCCTCGCTTCAAAACCTGCAGCGGATCCAAGCCTGACAATCGCACCGACATCAACCCAATTTTTTGATTCGCAGTCTGAATTTGCTGTTTGACTGCGTTCGACAATCGATGTTCTAAATCGTCCACCCGTCTTAACGGCATCACCAAACTACGATGCAAGCGATGTAATTGTTGGTCTAGCAGGCGTCCCCAATTTACTAAATTACGCTTGACTGCCGATTGCAAGTTGTTTTCAATCGAGTTAAGTTTTAGACCAAATTCATCGTAATCAATTACCGCAATCTCGGCTGCATTGGTAGGAGTAGCGGCTCGACGGTCTGCGACCATGTCGATTAAGGTAACATCTGGCTCGTGACCAACTCCGGTAATAATGGGAATTTTGCTGGCAAAAACCGCGCGCGCCACCGGCTCCGAGTTAAACGCCTGCAGATCTTCAAGCGACCCGCCTCCACGCGCCACAATAATTACGTCTACCGGATAGTTGGCGTTAAAATATTGCACCGCGTTTACAATGTCGGTAACCGCATTTTGACCTTGTACCGCCACCGGTAATAAGTTAATTTTTAGCCCACCTGCCCGATTGCTTAAAATTCGCATAATGTCTTGTAGAGCATCGCCATCTTTAGAGGTAATTAGTCCTAATTTGATCGGGAATAACGGTAGTGGTTGTTTCCATTTATCTAAAAACAGACCCTCTTTGTCTAACTTTTGTTTTAGCTGTTCAAACGCTTTTAGTAAATCACCTTCTCCCACTAATTCCAAGCTTTTGACGGTAAGTGAAAATCGGCCGCTTTTGGTCACAATTTTGGGTTGAGCTACTATTTTTACCTTCATCCCGTCTTCCAGAGCAAACGGCAGTGCAAACAACATCATAAAACAGCTGAGCATAGACTGATCATCTTTTATGTTAAAATACACGAATTTACTTTGGCTGATATTGAATCCGGACACCTCCCCTACCACAGTCAAAGTAAGCGGGTTTAAGATATCGTTAAGCAGATCCGCGGCTTCGGTAACCGAGAAAGTTTGTTCTTGAATTATTTCGGGATAATTTGTCATCGCAAAGGTTAGTTTAACAGCTTTGATTAATACTACGCAAGGATTGGATCAGTTGGGGAAATTAGGGAAGTTCGGGTTGTTGGGAGAGCCAATGGCCTACCAACCGCCCTAATACCCCCTAATCCCCCTAACCGACTCTTCAGCATTTTCTAAGGCTTTCCCCATACTGTTAACTTGTAACCAAAACCGTCGGTAATAGTGTAGAATAGAAATGAGGGGAAAATAATGGAATTAGATAAACTGGATGACAAAGCATTGGTTGCCCTAGCCCAAGAACAACATCAAGGTGCGCAACAGTTGCTTTATCGCCGATACTTTCAGCCGATATACGGCTATCTTGCTTCGCAACTTAGAAACACTCATAACGCAGAAGACTTGGCTCAGGAAACCTTTGTTCGTGCTTTTCAGGGATTGCATAACTATCGCGGTGAGGCAAGCTTCAAAAACTGGCTTTATAAGATTGCCAAAAATCAGCTTGCCGATTATTATCGTGATCAGCATTCCGGCGTAGTCGAGCTAGATGACGCCGCACCGCCAAGACAATTACAAAAGAATATGCTCGACGAAACCGACACCGAAGCAGCTGACAAACAAACAATGCGCCGCTTAAACAAAATGTTTTTCTACCTACCGGCAAAATACAAAAAGGTGCTGGTGTTAAGATTTCTTAAGGGATTCTCTTTAAAAGAAACGGCTTCTGAAATGAATCTAAGCTTAGCCAATACTAAAGTAATTCAACATCGCGCCATGAAACTAGCCCGAACTAAGACGGAATTTGTCTATGAAGAAAA is part of the Patescibacteria group bacterium genome and encodes:
- a CDS encoding tail fiber domain-containing protein, with product MLLSNMAYLPVTTKVQAATARQIPLTLRVIQPSTRTPIDDGNYTVRYSIYATDRTTADPYPSNSDTALWTETKTIAAKNGILYTLLGSSTAFSSSLDFSSNNLFIGIRIGTDPELVPRRQLGTVASAINSDKLQNMEPGTGASSVIYSNTSGSVSISSAPVASNAASLLQLGSPITGGNASGTYLGVNSTAGYVGDMINLQVGGTSIFKVDSSGNLTISGTVMSGGSSSGEFTSPISVTSTTTPQLTVGYDASNYFTASVAANGATTFNGAGAGAAFTFAKPVTVGSLTSTGGISGASVTATGTVQGGTLTDGTATITGGAITATSLNLNQVSGNSMVVSTLPAASATSSVIQIGNALVGGNAAANGGTYISVNAPASGAGSAADFINLQGNGVSKFKVDKDGNVNIAGAFIGSSSGGDFSVPVTITSTTAPQLTVKYDNSNYYTTTVAANGLTTFTATGAGAGFAFGSPITSGSWQGSAIDVQHGGTGLTTITSKGVMYGNGTGNVSVTAAGVSGQCLVADGSGTPVFGSCAGVGSGATLQAAYENGNTITTSDARDLTVVLSNTATDANFSVNIATGSTGKFQVQGNGSNVATIDSAGNIVSLGSVTGATLSVGGSTALTLSGSNIATNSSIVPTGAGINLGSSSAHFDTGYFDNLNIGSTNVNGTSSLSFTIDTNQATDNVDSQQIQFYLGPVKSTYAALQWTGASDRFDLYSRLGASTYATLKVGSLITSDASATALIVAPSTTSTYYSLQVDSSAASAATGIKITAKAAGSGADISTISSAANENLTINAKGTGTITLGDVSTGNIILGTDGGNIGVGAAPGAYKFDVNGTSNFTGLLTVTSGGIGITAGGLAVTAGGVTVTAGGLNLNSTGIINTGSIAGGTTGSFSGAVSAASFSATGGVSGASVTATGTIQGGTLTDGTATITGGVLTASTGTFNQVSGTSLVVSTVPAASSTASVIQVGSAIVGGNAAANGGTYFGMNAPGSGAGSAADLANWQVGGVSIFKLDSAGNLTIAGTLVASSTGSVGYWSRSGTTISTATAGDVLSIGTIVTPAATNLALQPTTGIVAINTSGVQNYLRVYDSAGTKYAELTHDGTNAVISSSSGELQLTGSGTSQFILGSTGTAVNLLFQESSTLGGADGGGKTITVGNGADVFNLNVATVTYNVATLTAATGLVVNNSGNTSTALLVNAATGQSANLLDLQVNSVSKFSISAAGASTSTGSTIVGNQSITGNLAVASSNTTQTGTSAGMSVQGNSLTTGNLVDVSSSSLTSGNLANLAVTSTAGTASGSGKALNIAVSGANANTAFTAYGLYSSVTNTNATSGTNVAAYLTASGATTANYALQIAAGQLISQSNGAASTPAALLTGTWFSGGDATTTKPQLLVEPAGTTSTGWSTAGTGIGVNAATGFTGNLIDAQLNGVSKFAVSSAGVITAAGTINGATISGGTLSGGTYSGTASTGAAAYSLIAQGGDVNLQASTGIANINMASAQNYLRVYASDNTDYVQLTHDGTDGIISSSSGNLILQGTGTNQLLLGASGNASNLVFAENSSITSTGGKTITVGTGTDIVNLNTAGVTYNVTELTAAAGLTVTGNATITGTLDATLAAAGAGTALVLNGTSIIPQSSSLKYKTDITTKVIDSSAILSLRPVNFTWNQNSSTPGLQDFGLIAEETDQHVPDLVIRNAAGEITGVKYNQLAVLYLPILQSHDAFITDATPKINSLLTTTASLQSQINNMATVITTTTLNATTITAGTVNAGSVVIRSANAADTALAISAAQDQTGDLLSIKNSSSVSVFTVDVTGKIASGNSLPGVPIVGVDPNSGTVAGDLTSATSALKPSIDAGLNIKIAAGSVYTSDSISSPTKISRCVVNSDSSLALDASSIEYVYLTASGTASTTGQACEVHKSVDLPAYNANYPTVVIAKATTGINTVSNIVDTRFFIGGTFVYTNTAAATEPASAVINDTSADNQVKQTGVASMTGAAGVIVVGNSASGQAIMMTNGQAYVKAIFGAVRNTCAVTSTTAGAVDSTEIGAVNSCFGAVKTNASNILPSVLINISLN
- a CDS encoding cupredoxin domain-containing protein, which gives rise to MKNKNLNLLIYLVIIIAGLWLAYSNLNKNPVPMPSPTPNTFDRVTSSPNPSSISTNSPSSASSPSPSASTIVYENQVTFSKDGFSPATISVSKNQTVHFVNSSSNELNLSSNPNPTNTDYLPLNIGIITVGSSADVSFSKTGTFGYYNRYNPAQTGKVVVR
- a CDS encoding four helix bundle suffix domain-containing protein: MPQSGYKNLASFKMATIVYDLTVIFCQKFLAGKEYGRLVEQMIQAARSGRQNIAEGSVEKSLKMYIKLTGVAKASQEELLLDYQDFLRQRNLELLGKDHEIVRGFREFRAVWVDLGHLNTPDLPSDPKIAANMLITFINQTTFLLGKQITSLEEKFKNEGGYSEKLFNERKNQKYKGN